From Salvia miltiorrhiza cultivar Shanhuang (shh) unplaced genomic scaffold, IMPLAD_Smil_shh original_scaffold_269, whole genome shotgun sequence, the proteins below share one genomic window:
- the LOC131003776 gene encoding F-box protein At4g22390-like isoform X1, giving the protein MMNKTSIKNPRMGQDLFTYLPSEIILNILSRLPARTTMICKCVCKPWLDLLVTPEFVKSHLSKSVPGLVVFEWKTDPNPHKVVEFVNKLDFNCHEHRWNVVFSFDLPFYGPVHDSANGLLFSCHRDDEIFVCNPITREYIRLPSPLPRIYPKPEIERLTYGFGVSRSSGEFKVVRILSAIAGRNDRCDWQVYTVGTASWRRVACCSLLEYGGNSKGVLLNGNLHFLGWEPYSSRVSCLDLETELLSTFSPPHPSYPNTGRNLSVLGGCLCVCDMTLSQPVNEIHIWLMKEYGDDESWTKEFIIHKVGLEDRLWFVCPIKVFEDGDIIMGLEFRQLGYYSSKTKTIRKLDVSELDPNISSCAVVYAPSFLPLKTYAMENVISF; this is encoded by the exons ATg ATGAATAAGACAAGCATTAAAAATCCCAGAATGGGGCAAGATTTGTTCACATATCTACCATCAGAAATCATACTCAACATCCTCTCAAGACTCCCCGCTCGAACCACCATGATTTGCAAGTGTGTTTGTAAGCCGTGGCTCGATCTGCTCGTGACTCCTGAGTTCGTCAAGTCCCATCTCTCTAAATCAGTCCCTGGCCTTGTTGTTTTCGAGTGGAAAACAGATCCGAACCCACACAAAGTCGTTGAGTTTGTAAACAAGCTTGATTTTAACTGCCATGAGCATCGGTGGAATGTAGTCTTCAGCTTTGACCTCCCATTTTATGGGCCAGTTCATGACTCAGCTAATGGCTTGCTCTTCTCGTGTCATAGAGATGACGAAATTTTTGTATGCAATCCAATCACTCGTGAGTACATCAGGCTTCCTTCTCCTCTTCCACGGATTTACCCCAAACCTGAGATTGAAAGGCTCACTTATGGGTTTGGAGTGAGCAGAAGCAGCGGGGAATTTAAGGTGGTTAGGATTTTATCAGCAATCGCGGGAAGAAATGATCGATGTGACTGGCAAGTTTACACCGTTGGGACTGCATCGTGGAGAAGAGTTGCGTGCTGTAGCCTGCTTGAGTATGGAGGAAACAGTAAAGGGGTACTTCTTAATGGAAATCTTCATTTCTTGGGGTGGGAACCGTACTCATCCAGGGTTTCTTGCCTCGACCTTGAAACTGAGCTTTTGAGCACCTTTTCTCCTCCTCATCCCAGTTATCCTAACACGGGTAGGAATTTGTCTGTTTTAGGGGGCTGCTTATGTGTGTGTGATATGACTTTGTCCCAGCCTGTTAACGAGATTCATATATGGTTGATGAAGGAATATGGCGATGATGAATCTTGGACAAAGGAATTTATCATTCACAAGGTTGGTTTGGAAGATCGCTTGTGGTTTGTTTGCCCCATTAAAGTTTTTGAAGACGGCGATATCATAATGGGATTGGAATTCAGACAACTGGGATACTACTCCAGCAAGACTAAAACTATTCGAAAACTTGATGTGTCTGAACTTGATCCTAATATTTCAAGCTGTGCAGTCGTTTATGCCCCAAGTTTTCTTCCGCTCAAAACTTATGCTATGGAGAATGTGATCTCATTCTGA
- the LOC131003776 gene encoding F-box protein At4g22390-like isoform X2 — translation MNKTSIKNPRMGQDLFTYLPSEIILNILSRLPARTTMICKCVCKPWLDLLVTPEFVKSHLSKSVPGLVVFEWKTDPNPHKVVEFVNKLDFNCHEHRWNVVFSFDLPFYGPVHDSANGLLFSCHRDDEIFVCNPITREYIRLPSPLPRIYPKPEIERLTYGFGVSRSSGEFKVVRILSAIAGRNDRCDWQVYTVGTASWRRVACCSLLEYGGNSKGVLLNGNLHFLGWEPYSSRVSCLDLETELLSTFSPPHPSYPNTGRNLSVLGGCLCVCDMTLSQPVNEIHIWLMKEYGDDESWTKEFIIHKVGLEDRLWFVCPIKVFEDGDIIMGLEFRQLGYYSSKTKTIRKLDVSELDPNISSCAVVYAPSFLPLKTYAMENVISF, via the coding sequence ATGAATAAGACAAGCATTAAAAATCCCAGAATGGGGCAAGATTTGTTCACATATCTACCATCAGAAATCATACTCAACATCCTCTCAAGACTCCCCGCTCGAACCACCATGATTTGCAAGTGTGTTTGTAAGCCGTGGCTCGATCTGCTCGTGACTCCTGAGTTCGTCAAGTCCCATCTCTCTAAATCAGTCCCTGGCCTTGTTGTTTTCGAGTGGAAAACAGATCCGAACCCACACAAAGTCGTTGAGTTTGTAAACAAGCTTGATTTTAACTGCCATGAGCATCGGTGGAATGTAGTCTTCAGCTTTGACCTCCCATTTTATGGGCCAGTTCATGACTCAGCTAATGGCTTGCTCTTCTCGTGTCATAGAGATGACGAAATTTTTGTATGCAATCCAATCACTCGTGAGTACATCAGGCTTCCTTCTCCTCTTCCACGGATTTACCCCAAACCTGAGATTGAAAGGCTCACTTATGGGTTTGGAGTGAGCAGAAGCAGCGGGGAATTTAAGGTGGTTAGGATTTTATCAGCAATCGCGGGAAGAAATGATCGATGTGACTGGCAAGTTTACACCGTTGGGACTGCATCGTGGAGAAGAGTTGCGTGCTGTAGCCTGCTTGAGTATGGAGGAAACAGTAAAGGGGTACTTCTTAATGGAAATCTTCATTTCTTGGGGTGGGAACCGTACTCATCCAGGGTTTCTTGCCTCGACCTTGAAACTGAGCTTTTGAGCACCTTTTCTCCTCCTCATCCCAGTTATCCTAACACGGGTAGGAATTTGTCTGTTTTAGGGGGCTGCTTATGTGTGTGTGATATGACTTTGTCCCAGCCTGTTAACGAGATTCATATATGGTTGATGAAGGAATATGGCGATGATGAATCTTGGACAAAGGAATTTATCATTCACAAGGTTGGTTTGGAAGATCGCTTGTGGTTTGTTTGCCCCATTAAAGTTTTTGAAGACGGCGATATCATAATGGGATTGGAATTCAGACAACTGGGATACTACTCCAGCAAGACTAAAACTATTCGAAAACTTGATGTGTCTGAACTTGATCCTAATATTTCAAGCTGTGCAGTCGTTTATGCCCCAAGTTTTCTTCCGCTCAAAACTTATGCTATGGAGAATGTGATCTCATTCTGA
- the LOC131003778 gene encoding F-box/kelch-repeat protein At3g06240-like — MKKTKIEARNSPNMRQHFFNFLPSEACNIPNMGQHFFNFLPSEIILNILSRLPTRTTMICKCVCKPWLNLLATNEFVKSHLSKSVPGLVVFEWKTHPKPHKIVEFVNKLDFNCHEHRWNVLFNFDLPFCGPTHSSANGLLFLCEGDGDIFVCNPITREYIRLPSPLPRPYSKPRLQRHTYGFGVSRSSGKFKVVRILSATPERPDRCDCQVYTVGTVRWRRIVCGSMLEYEERSKGALLNGKLHFLASERFSYGVSCIDLETELFSTFSPPPLSDPHMTRNLSVLGDCLCVCDTASVFRPDYEIHLWLMKEYGNYESWTKEFIIRNVGMEDRLGCVCPIKVFEDGDIVMELGGRQLAYYSGKTKAIRRVDPNILSCAVVYVPSFLPLKAYAMENVSSF, encoded by the coding sequence ATGAAGAAGACAAAGATTGAAGCTCGCAATAGTCCCAACATGCGACAacatttcttcaattttctaccATCAGAAGCTTGCAATATTCCCAACATGGGGCAacatttcttcaattttctaccATCAGAAATCATACTAAATATCCTCTCAAGACTTCCCACTCGAACCACTATGATCTGCAAGTGTGTTTGTAAGCCATGGCTCAATCTCCTTGCGACCAATGAGTTCGTCAAGTCCCATCTCTCTAAATCAGTCCCGGGCCTTGTTGTCTTCGAGTGGAAAACGCACCCGAAGCCGCACAAAATCGTTGAGTTTGTAAACAAGCTTGATTTTAACTGCCATGAGCATCGCTGGAATGTACTCTTTAACTTTGACCTCCCTTTTTGTGGGCCAACTCATAGCTCAGCTAATGGCTTGCTCTTCTTGTGTGAAGGAGATGGTGATATTTTCGTATGCAATCCAATCACTCGTGAGTACATTAGGCTTCCTTCTCCTCTTCCACGGCCTTACTCCAAACCTCGGCTTCAAAGGCACACTTATGGGTTTGGAGTGAGCAGAAGCAGTGGCAAATTTAAGGTGGTTAGGATTTTATCAGCAACCCCGGAAAGACCTGATCGATGTGACTGCCAAGTTTATACTGTTGGGACTGTACGATGGAGAAGAATTGTGTGTGGTAGCATGCTCGAGTATGAAGAAAGGAGTAAAGGGGCACTTCTTAATGGAAAGCTTCATTTCTTGGCGAGCGAGCGCTTCTCATATGGGGTTTCTTGCATCGACCTTGAAACAGAGCTTTTTAGCACCTTTTCTCCTCCTCCTCTTAGTGATCCTCACATGACTAGAAACTTGTCTGTTTTAGGGGACTGCTTATGTGTGTGTGATACGGCTAGTGTGTTCCGGCCTGATTACGAGATTCATCTCTGGTTGATGAAGGAATATGGTAATTATGAATCTTGGACAAAGGAATTTATCATTCGCAATGTTGGCATGGAAGATCGCTTGGGATGTGTTTGCCCCATCAAAGTTTTTGAAGACGGCGATATCGTGATGGAATTGGGAGGCAGACAACTGGCATACTACTCCGGCAAGACTAAAGCTATTCGGAGAGTTGATCCTAATATCTTGAGCTGTGCAGTCGTTTATGTCCCAAGTTTTCTTCCGCTCAAGGCTTACGCGATGGAGAATGTGAGCTCTTTCTGA
- the LOC131003781 gene encoding uncharacterized protein LOC131003781, with protein sequence MPACVTEKCMSNVEIDGSTRKKRVTIGDQFQNDPIASSILYTMRDPMKGSNCGGMKRMKLNDVEVEHLLEMYEEEDEVETRPSNALNKEASQRYKDVMSYLLKPASSYTLLYEPHLVPTSKTPYKKKGKCKSTQQNVQKSRPPTKKEAQFSSFPRNVRTLTVTGMLDGARVQYLSASKEKELRGVIKGPSYLCGCKSCNYSKEVNAYEFESHAGCKTSHPNNHIHLENGKTLHFVVQELKETPPTMLCDAIQTLTAPSLNREAFDSWKESFEACLAKGK encoded by the exons ATGCCGGCGTGTGTGACAGAAAAATGTATGTCTAATGTGGAAATAGATGGCTCAACGCGAAAGAAAAGAGTTACTATTGGTGATCAGTTTCAGAATGACCCTATTGCTTCATCAATTTTATACACTATGAGAGATCCCATGAAAGGAAGTAATTGTGGTGGGATGAAACGAATGAAGTTGAATGATGTTGAAGTTGAGCACCTCTTAGAAATGTACGAAGAGGAAGATGAGGTAGAGACGAGGCCAAGTAATGCGCTTAACAAAGAAGCTTCTCAGAGGTACAAAGATGTAATGTCTTATTTGTTGAAGCCAGCTAGTAGTTATACCTTACTATACGAACCACATCTTGTTCCAACATCAAAAACTCCTTACAAAAAGAAGGGGAAATGTAAATCCACACAACAAAATGTCCAGAAAAGTAGGCCTCCCACCAAAAAAGAAGCACAATTCAGTTCTTTCCCAAGAAACGTCAGGACTCTAACAGTCACCGGTATGCTTGATGGGGCACGTGTGCAGTATCTTTCTGCATCAAAGGAG AAGGAGCTTCGTGGAGTTATCAAAGGCCCTAGCTATCTTTGTGGGTGCAAGTCTTGTAATTACTCTAAG GAAGTAAATGCTTATGAGTTTGAATCCCACGCGGGTTGCAAAACAAGTCACCCCAACAATCACATACACTTGGAGAATGGCAAGACCCTCCATTTTGTTGTTCAGGAGTTAAAGGAAACCCCTCCAACTATGTTATGTGATGCCATTCAAACTCTCACTGCCCCTTCTCTCAATCGAGAAGCTTTCGATTCTTGGAAAG AATCATTTGAAGCTTGTTTGGCGAAAGGGAAATAG